The DNA segment CGGGTTCACCGACTACACGATCGAGACCGTGCAGCGCATCGGCGCCGACTCGTTCACACCCGACCACGGCGTCATGCTGACCAAGAACAAGCCGTTCGGCGACGAGGACGACAGCTGCGGCTACCTCTGCTTCAGCTGGATGATCGACGCCAACCCGCAGGACATCCACAAGGTGGACTACTACGAGCCGAACGGCACTCCCGTGATGCGCTCGATCGGGGACTACCGGCAGCTGAACGACGGCCTCTTCCACGCCGGCACGCACTCCGGCAGCGCGTACGAGTACGTCGACCAGGCCAACCGGCTGCACTTCTACGTCGTCGGGAAGCACATGGATGCCGGCGGCGAGCTGGTGTACACGGTCGCGGTCCAGTCACTGGACGGTGCCGGGGCGTCCCGGCACGGTGTCGCGCTGAGCCGTGGAAAGGAGGCCGGCGCCGGCAAGGGGATGGGGACGTGCCGGTTCGGCCTCACCAACACCGGACGGTACCGGGACGACGGTGCACAGCCCGCGGACACCCGTGCCTCCCTGCACTCCGACGTCTACCGCCTCACGGCGGACGTCAAGGGCGACGGCTGGCGGGCCTCGCTGCCGAACGAGCTGGCCACCGCCCGCTTCGCCGGCGGCGCCGGCGTCGACGTGGCCGTCGCCGCGGCCGGCGGCGCGAGCCGCACCGGTCAGGTGACCCTGACGGCAACCTCCGTCAGCGACCCGTCCAGGTCGGCGACATCGACGTGCACGGTGACCAGGTAGCCGCCGCGGCTCTGCCGCTGCACGTTCCACCCGAAGCGTGAACGGTTCGGTCCCTTCCCCTCGTGTTCCGTGCGTGAGGACCGCACGAGGCGTGCCGCAGGCACCCCGGGCGAGCCTCTCGCCCCCCACGCCCGTCCGCGGGCCGCGGGTGCCGGAGCCCTGGCCGGGCTCAGGCACCCGCGGCGCCATCCGCATCGCAGCACGGACCAAGGAAGACAACTGATGACTGAACGCCAAGCTCCTCAGGCAGGACTGGGACGGCGCCACCTGATCGGCGGCTCACTCGCCGCCATGACCGCCACGGCGATGGCCGCACCCGCGTCCGCCGCCGAGGGGAAGCCCACGGCTCCGGCGCGGTCGGACGTCACCGTTCCCGACGGTGAACTGCTCGGCTACAGCCTGCCGCTCAGCGCACGCGGCACGGCCCAGATCGTTGCCGCGCCGCCGTGGCACTACGTGGGCGACCTCGTCGGCGTGGAGTTCTGGACCTCTCCCGACGCGGCCGAGGCGGCACTGCCCGCCGGTCTCATCTCCGACCCGTCCACCGCGGGCCACGGCTACGCCTGCTTCATCGACTGGCAGTTCTCCGGGGACCACCAGGAGTACCTGGACCCGGTCCGCAGCCAGTACTCGGAATTCCTGATCCTGCTCGACGCGCGGTTCGACGACACCGCCGTCGCATGGTGCCCGTTCATCTACGTCGACAACGATGCCGCCCTGGCCCGTGGCTGGTTCCAGGGCTTCCCCAAGAAGATGGGGACCATCCGCCAGACCCGCGCGTTCTCCGTCGCCAGCCAGGCCGGGCCCGTGGTGGGCGCCGGCGGCGCCTTCGGGGCCAGCATGTCCGCGGCCGGTCACCGGCTCGCCGAGGCGAAGATCACGTTGAAGCAGAGCGGCACGACCCTGCCCGCCCTGGGCCGGCCGATCGTCAATCTGCGGCACTTCCCGCGGCTGAGCGCCGGGCAGTACGCCAACCCGGCCGTCCACGAACTCACCCAGTCCATACTCGACACGCCGCAGGTGGCGAACGTCTGGACGGGCAGCGGTGACCTCAGCTTCTTCCCGGCGCCCGGCGAGGAGCTGGCCGACCTCAAGATCCAGCGCACGGGCATCGGCTTCCGCGGCTCCCTCTCCTACACGGTGACGGACCTGAAGATCCTCACCGGCCCGGACGCCCCGGGGAACTGACCCGCGCTGCGGGGCGGCCGTCCAGCGGCCGTCCCGCAGCCGGCCGGTGCCAGACCTCGGGGGAGGCGGCAGGTCGGCGAGCCGGGTGACGCAGCCGTCCGGCAAACGCCCGGCCCGAGCCTCACCGTTCGCCGGGCACGGACGCCCCCGCGGCGGCGAAGTGCTTGAGCAGGGGCGCCGTACCCTCCGGGTTCAGCAGCAGATCGGCGCCCGCGTAGGAGCGGTGAACGACCTCCACCATGCGGTCGAGCATGCTCCGCTCGTACGCCGCGATCGCCTCGTCGAGACCCCGGTGTTCCGGCGCGAACAGGGCGCGGACGAGTTCGACGGCGTCGAGGAGGGCCATGTTGACGCCTTCGCCGGAGAAAGGCGGCATGACGTGCGCCGCGTCACCGAGCAGCGTGAGCCCGGAACGGGGCCGCCAGCGCTGGTGCGCGGGCATGCCGTAGAGGGGCCAGTACGCGAAGTCGCCGTCGATCTCGTCGAGCACCGCCAGCAGGTCGGGGTGCCATCCGGCGAAGGTCCCGCGCAGGTGGTCCCGCACCGCGTCGGCGTCCTCGAAGCGTTCGCCCTGGGAGCGCGTCGGGTCCTCAGCCGCCCGGATCGCGAAGTAGACGCGAACCGACCTGTCGGCGCTGCGCTGCGCCAGTATCGCCCTGTTGTCCCCGAGCGCGTGGAGGATGCCCTCACCGGTGTGGCGGGCGACGAAGGAGCCGGGACCGGGGTCCCGGAGATCGCCGTGCACGA comes from the Streptomyces sp. TS71-3 genome and includes:
- a CDS encoding acetoacetate decarboxylase family protein, producing MTERQAPQAGLGRRHLIGGSLAAMTATAMAAPASAAEGKPTAPARSDVTVPDGELLGYSLPLSARGTAQIVAAPPWHYVGDLVGVEFWTSPDAAEAALPAGLISDPSTAGHGYACFIDWQFSGDHQEYLDPVRSQYSEFLILLDARFDDTAVAWCPFIYVDNDAALARGWFQGFPKKMGTIRQTRAFSVASQAGPVVGAGGAFGASMSAAGHRLAEAKITLKQSGTTLPALGRPIVNLRHFPRLSAGQYANPAVHELTQSILDTPQVANVWTGSGDLSFFPAPGEELADLKIQRTGIGFRGSLSYTVTDLKILTGPDAPGN
- a CDS encoding NAD(P)/FAD-dependent oxidoreductase, which encodes MTELPPVPSSFPSSEQVARASDVVVLGGGPAGLAVARLLHLRGVTPRVLERDAGPHARSQGGSLDLGERGGQLALREMGLHERFEELARPLGQRLCLMGPDGEVRMTVDEEAGEYRPEIDRVQLRHLLLDALPPETVTWGARVDEVTPLPGGRHRVSLADGSRLDADLVLACDGIRSRARPLVTAARPAYSGITFVHGDLRDPGPGSFVARHTGEGILHALGDNRAILAQRSADRSVRVYFAIRAAEDPTRSQGERFEDADAVRDHLRGTFAGWHPDLLAVLDEIDGDFAYWPLYGMPAHQRWRPRSGLTLLGDAAHVMPPFSGEGVNMALLDAVELVRALFAPEHRGLDEAIAAYERSMLDRMVEVVHRSYAGADLLLNPEGTAPLLKHFAAAGASVPGER